In a single window of the Acidobacteriaceae bacterium genome:
- a CDS encoding ROK family protein, whose protein sequence is MAERDRAGKVTGAANSEPVEAIGVNVAERLYAGLAIDHKVQGDLLSYPPGPIPQDSDEDDSLVELPTESLVEGICDLALKAAKGHESRIKAVGVALPGMIRNGVVEEAPNLPQLKGARIQELVASGLESRGLKAPVTILNDADAVAAGLASRHGKLEQQVRVWTIGTGIGYGCYPFMEGVWEGGHTVVTLDDKENYCGCGGRGHLEGIMGHRAMRLRFLDMEPEEVFEAANRRSNARCVEFKHLWHKALAAGTATVIHQAGAKKFYITGYNVRFLDLNMLKDYLHQMVKMSPLQSYSVEIVDDDQTTRVVGAAVAAEQAVDRC, encoded by the coding sequence ATGGCAGAACGCGACAGGGCGGGCAAGGTAACCGGCGCCGCAAACAGCGAGCCTGTAGAAGCGATTGGCGTGAATGTGGCCGAGCGTCTCTACGCCGGGTTAGCCATCGATCACAAGGTTCAGGGCGATCTGTTGTCGTATCCGCCAGGCCCGATTCCACAGGATTCCGACGAGGATGATTCGCTTGTAGAGCTCCCGACGGAATCGCTCGTCGAAGGCATTTGCGATCTGGCGTTGAAGGCCGCAAAAGGACACGAATCGAGGATCAAGGCTGTCGGCGTCGCGCTCCCGGGAATGATTCGCAATGGCGTGGTGGAAGAGGCGCCGAATCTGCCGCAGCTCAAGGGAGCACGCATCCAGGAATTGGTTGCTTCCGGGCTTGAGTCGCGCGGACTGAAAGCCCCCGTTACCATTCTCAATGATGCGGACGCTGTGGCGGCAGGTCTCGCTTCGCGGCATGGCAAGCTGGAGCAGCAGGTGCGCGTCTGGACCATCGGCACAGGCATCGGCTATGGGTGCTATCCGTTCATGGAAGGCGTGTGGGAGGGTGGACACACCGTCGTCACTCTCGACGACAAGGAGAACTACTGCGGTTGCGGAGGGCGCGGCCACCTGGAGGGCATCATGGGCCACCGCGCGATGCGTCTGCGGTTCCTGGATATGGAGCCCGAAGAGGTTTTCGAGGCGGCCAACCGCAGGAGCAATGCGCGCTGCGTGGAGTTCAAGCACCTGTGGCACAAGGCGCTGGCAGCAGGAACTGCGACCGTCATTCATCAGGCTGGCGCGAAGAAGTTCTACATCACCGGGTATAACGTTCGCTTCCTCGATCTGAATATGCTGAAGGATTATCTGCACCAGATGGTCAAGATGAGTCCGCTGCAGAGCTATTCGGTGGAGATCGTCGATGACGATCAGACGACGCGCGTGGTGGGTGCGGCGGTTGCGGCAGAGCAGGCCGTGGATCGTTGCTGA